A single window of Helicobacter pylori DNA harbors:
- a CDS encoding restriction endonuclease subunit S: protein MDALMLPLNWQRVRLGDVGKPCMCKRVMKHQTTRYGEIPFYKIGTFGNTADAFISKKLFLEYKTKYSFPKKGDILISASGTIGRAVIYDGKPAYFQDSNIVWIDNDETLVKNDFLFYAYSNIKWNTEHTTILRLYNDNFRNTLIPLPPLNEQIAIANVLSDVDRYLYSLDALILKKESVKKALSFELLSQRKRLKGFNQNWQRVRLGDIANYLTSNLSAEQITQQGKIKVYDVNNFIGYTDTTFISDKPYISIVKDGSVGRVRILPPKTNILSTMGALIANHRTTTEFLFYLLSNFDFKNFTSGSIIPHIYFKDYKEKTIFLPPLNEQIAIANILSALDNEIASLKNKKRQFENIKKALNHDLMSAKIRVLKK from the coding sequence ATGGACGCATTAATGCTGCCCTTAAATTGGCAAAGAGTGAGGCTTGGGGATGTTGGCAAACCATGCATGTGTAAAAGAGTTATGAAGCACCAAACAACACGATATGGTGAAATTCCATTCTATAAAATAGGCACATTTGGCAACACCGCTGATGCCTTTATTTCAAAAAAGCTATTTTTAGAATACAAAACGAAATATTCTTTTCCAAAAAAAGGCGATATTTTAATTTCTGCTTCCGGAACTATTGGTAGGGCAGTCATTTATGACGGAAAACCCGCTTATTTTCAAGACTCAAATATTGTTTGGATTGACAACGATGAAACATTAGTAAAAAATGATTTTTTATTTTATGCTTATTCTAATATTAAATGGAATACAGAACATACAACTATCTTAAGACTTTATAATGATAATTTTAGAAATACTTTAATCCCCCTACCTCCCCTAAACGAACAAATCGCTATCGCTAACGTTTTAAGCGATGTGGATCGTTATCTTTATTCTTTAGACGCCCTCATTCTTAAAAAAGAAAGCGTTAAAAAAGCTTTAAGCTTTGAATTATTGAGCCAAAGAAAACGCTTGAAAGGCTTCAATCAAAATTGGCAAAGAGTGAGGCTTGGGGATATTGCCAACTATTTAACATCAAATTTAAGTGCAGAACAAATCACGCAACAAGGAAAAATTAAAGTCTATGATGTGAATAATTTCATAGGCTATACAGATACAACTTTCATTAGTGATAAGCCTTATATTTCTATTGTCAAAGATGGAAGTGTAGGCAGAGTAAGGATTTTGCCACCTAAAACAAATATTTTATCTACTATGGGAGCGTTAATTGCTAATCATAGAACAACAACAGAGTTTTTATTTTATTTGTTATCTAATTTTGATTTTAAAAATTTCACAAGCGGTAGCATAATACCGCATATTTATTTTAAAGATTATAAAGAAAAGACTATTTTTTTACCCCCTCTAAACGAACAAATCGCTATCGCTAACATTTTAAGCGCTTTGGATAATGAGATCGCAAGCCTTAAAAACAAAAAACGCCAATTTGAAAACATCAAAAAAGCTTTAAACCACGATTTAATGAGCGCTAAAATCAGGGTTTTAAAAAAATAA
- a CDS encoding heavy metal translocating P-type ATPase, with translation MQEYHIHNLDCPDCAAKLERDLNKLDYVKKAQINFSTSKLFLDTSDFEKVKDFIKQNEPHLSLSFKEAAEKPLSFTPLIATIAVFLGAILILHLNPSPLIEKAVFVVLALVYLISGKDVILGAFRGLRKGQFFDENALMLIATIAAFCVGAYEESVSIMVFYSAGEFLQKLAIARSKKSLKALVDVAPNLAYLKKGDALVSVAPEDLRINDIVVVKVGEKVPVDGVVIKGESLLDERALSGESMPVNVSERSKVLGGSLNLKAVLEIQVEKLYKDSSIAKVVDLVQQATNEKSETEKFITKFSRYYTPSVLFIALMIAILPPLFSMGSFDEWIYRGLVALMVSCPCALVISVPLGYFGGVGAASRKGILMKGVHVLEVLTQAKSIAFDKTGTLTKGVFKVMDIVPQNGHSKEEVLHYASCSQLLSTHPIALSIQKACEEMLKDDKHQHDIKNYEELSGMGVKAQCHTDLIIAGNEKMLDQFHIAHSPSKENGTIVHVAFNQTYVGYIVISDEIKDDAIECLRDLKAQGIENFCILSGDRKSATESIAQTLGCEYHASLLPEEKTSVFKTFKERYKAPAIFVGDGINDAPTLASADVGIGMGKGSELSKQSADIVITNDSLSSLVKVLAIAKKTKSIIWQNILFALGIKAVFIVLGLMGVASLWEAVFGDVGVTLLALANSMRAMRA, from the coding sequence ATGCAAGAATACCACATTCATAATTTGGATTGCCCTGATTGCGCGGCTAAATTAGAAAGGGATTTAAACAAATTAGACTATGTGAAAAAGGCTCAAATCAATTTCAGCACCAGTAAGCTGTTTTTGGATACGAGCGATTTTGAAAAAGTTAAGGATTTTATTAAGCAAAATGAACCGCATTTGAGCCTGTCTTTTAAAGAGGCCGCAGAAAAGCCCTTGAGTTTTACCCCACTCATCGCTACGATCGCTGTCTTTTTAGGCGCGATTTTAATCTTACACCTAAATCCTAGCCCTTTGATTGAAAAAGCGGTGTTCGTGGTATTAGCTTTAGTGTATCTCATAAGCGGTAAAGACGTGATTTTAGGGGCGTTTCGTGGGCTTAGAAAAGGGCAATTTTTTGATGAAAACGCTTTGATGCTCATTGCAACTATCGCGGCTTTTTGCGTGGGGGCTTATGAAGAGAGCGTCTCTATCATGGTGTTTTATTCAGCGGGCGAATTTTTGCAAAAACTCGCTATCGCTCGCTCTAAAAAATCCCTTAAGGCTTTGGTGGATGTCGCTCCTAATTTAGCCTACTTGAAAAAGGGCGATGCATTAGTGAGCGTCGCGCCTGAAGATTTAAGAATCAATGACATCGTGGTGGTGAAAGTCGGCGAAAAAGTGCCTGTTGATGGCGTGGTGATTAAGGGCGAAAGTTTGCTAGATGAAAGGGCGTTGAGTGGGGAGTCCATGCCCGTTAATGTCAGCGAACGCTCCAAAGTTTTAGGGGGGAGTTTGAATTTAAAAGCGGTCCTTGAAATCCAAGTAGAGAAACTTTATAAAGATTCTTCTATCGCTAAAGTGGTGGATTTAGTCCAACAAGCCACGAATGAAAAGAGCGAAACGGAGAAATTTATCACTAAATTTTCACGCTACTACACCCCAAGCGTTTTATTCATCGCCTTAATGATCGCCATATTACCGCCCTTGTTTTCTATGGGGAGCTTTGATGAGTGGATTTATAGGGGGCTTGTGGCTTTAATGGTGAGCTGTCCTTGCGCGTTAGTGATTTCTGTGCCTTTAGGGTATTTTGGGGGCGTGGGAGCGGCGAGCCGAAAGGGCATTTTAATGAAAGGCGTGCATGTTTTAGAGGTGCTTACCCAAGCTAAAAGCATCGCCTTTGATAAAACCGGCACTTTGACTAAAGGCGTTTTTAAAGTGATGGATATTGTGCCACAAAACGGGCATTCTAAAGAAGAAGTCTTGCATTACGCTTCTTGCTCGCAGCTCTTATCCACGCACCCGATCGCCTTATCCATTCAAAAAGCATGCGAAGAAATGTTAAAGGACGATAAGCACCAGCATGACATTAAAAATTACGAAGAATTGAGCGGGATGGGGGTTAAAGCGCAGTGCCATACGGATCTAATCATCGCAGGGAATGAAAAAATGCTCGATCAATTCCATATCGCGCACAGCCCTTCCAAAGAAAACGGCACGATCGTGCATGTGGCTTTTAACCAAACTTATGTGGGCTATATCGTCATTAGCGATGAGATTAAAGATGACGCCATAGAGTGCTTAAGGGATTTAAAAGCGCAAGGGATAGAAAATTTTTGCATTTTGAGCGGGGACAGAAAAAGCGCGACTGAGAGCATCGCTCAAACTCTAGGCTGTGAATACCATGCGAGTTTGTTGCCTGAAGAAAAAACGAGCGTGTTTAAAACCTTTAAAGAGCGCTATAAAGCCCCGGCGATTTTTGTAGGCGATGGCATCAATGACGCTCCGACTCTAGCGAGCGCTGATGTGGGGATTGGCATGGGGAAAGGCTCAGAATTGAGCAAGCAAAGCGCGGACATTGTGATCACTAATGACTCCTTAAGCTCTTTAGTTAAAGTTTTAGCGATCGCTAAAAAAACTAAGAGCATTATTTGGCAAAATATCTTGTTCGCTTTGGGGATTAAAGCCGTTTTTATCGTGCTAGGGCTTATGGGGGTAGCGAGCTTGTGGGAAGCGGTCTTTGGCGATGTGGGGGTTACGCTTTTAGCCTTAGCCAATTCCATGCGCGCGATGAGGGCTTAA
- a CDS encoding YifB family Mg chelatase-like AAA ATPase → MINTIFCATMQRGVAEIVAVEATFTRALPAFVISGLANNSIQEAKQRVQSALQNNDFTFPPLKITINLSPSDLPKSGSHFDLPIALLIALQKQELAFKEWFAFGELGLDGKIKPNSNIFPMLLDIAIKRPHAKVIAPKANEELFSLIPNLQCFFVDHFKEALEILQNPETKADTHTKKLPFKTIELNDKEYYFSDAYALDFKEVKGQAVAKEAALIASAGFHNLILEGSPGCGKSMIINRMRYILPPLSLNEILEATKLRILSEQDSAYYPLRSFRNPHQSASKSSILGSSSLREPKPGEIALAHNGMLFFDELPHFKKDILEALREPLENNKLVISRVHSKIEYETSFLFVGAQNPCLCGNLLSATKACRCQDREITQYKNRLSEPFLDRIDLFVQMEEGNYKDTPSHSWTSKEMHELVLLAFKQQKLRKQSAFNGKLNEEQIERFCPLNAEAKKLLEQAIERFNLSMRSVNKVKKVARTIADLNACENIEKSHMLKALSFRKIS, encoded by the coding sequence ATGATCAACACGATATTTTGCGCAACCATGCAAAGGGGGGTGGCAGAAATCGTGGCTGTGGAAGCGACTTTCACAAGGGCTTTGCCGGCGTTTGTGATTTCAGGCTTGGCTAATAACTCTATCCAAGAAGCCAAGCAACGAGTCCAATCGGCTTTACAAAATAACGATTTCACTTTCCCGCCTTTAAAAATCACCATCAACCTTTCCCCTTCAGATTTGCCTAAATCCGGGAGCCATTTTGATTTGCCTATCGCTCTTTTAATCGCTTTGCAAAAACAAGAGTTGGCTTTTAAAGAGTGGTTTGCTTTTGGGGAGTTAGGGCTTGATGGCAAGATCAAACCCAATTCTAACATTTTCCCCATGCTTTTAGACATTGCTATTAAGCGCCCCCATGCTAAAGTCATTGCACCTAAGGCGAATGAAGAGCTTTTTTCGCTCATCCCTAATTTGCAATGCTTTTTTGTGGATCATTTTAAAGAAGCGTTAGAAATCTTGCAAAACCCTGAAACCAAAGCAGACACCCACACGAAAAAACTACCCTTTAAAACGATAGAATTGAACGATAAAGAGTATTATTTTTCAGACGCCTATGCCTTAGATTTTAAAGAAGTTAAGGGGCAAGCTGTCGCTAAAGAAGCCGCTTTGATCGCTAGCGCTGGGTTTCATAACTTGATTTTAGAGGGAAGTCCAGGGTGTGGGAAAAGCATGATTATTAATCGCATGCGTTATATCTTGCCTCCCTTAAGCCTGAATGAAATCCTAGAAGCGACAAAATTACGCATTTTAAGCGAGCAAGACAGCGCCTATTACCCCTTAAGGAGTTTTAGAAACCCTCACCAAAGCGCTTCAAAATCCAGCATTTTAGGCTCAAGCTCTCTAAGAGAGCCAAAACCTGGCGAAATCGCGCTAGCGCATAACGGCATGCTTTTTTTTGATGAATTGCCTCATTTTAAAAAGGATATTTTGGAAGCTTTGAGAGAGCCTTTAGAAAACAATAAATTAGTGATCTCACGAGTGCACAGCAAGATTGAATACGAAACCTCTTTTTTATTTGTGGGGGCTCAAAACCCTTGCTTGTGCGGGAATTTACTCAGCGCCACCAAAGCATGCCGTTGCCAAGACAGAGAAATCACGCAGTATAAAAACCGCTTGAGCGAGCCTTTTTTAGACAGGATTGATTTGTTCGTGCAAATGGAAGAGGGGAATTATAAAGACACGCCGTCGCATTCTTGGACTTCAAAAGAGATGCATGAATTGGTATTATTAGCTTTCAAACAGCAAAAGTTAAGGAAACAGAGCGCTTTTAATGGTAAGCTTAATGAAGAGCAGATAGAACGATTTTGCCCTTTAAACGCTGAAGCAAAAAAGTTGTTAGAGCAGGCGATTGAAAGGTTTAATCTGTCCATGCGCTCTGTCAATAAGGTCAAAAAAGTCGCTAGGACGATTGCGGATTTAAACGCTTGCGAGAATATAGAAAAATCTCACATGCTTAAAGCGCTGAGTTTTAGAAAGATTTCTTAA
- the def gene encoding peptide deformylase, translating into MALLEIIHYPSKILRTISKEVVSFDSKLHQQLDDMYETMIASEGIGLAAIQVGLPLRMLIINLPQEDGVQHKEDCLEIINPKWIETGGTIMYKEGCLSVPGFYEEVERFEKVKIEYQNRFAEMKVLEASELLAVAIQHEIDHLNGVLFVDKLSLLKRKKFEKELKELQKQQKRE; encoded by the coding sequence ATGGCGTTATTAGAGATTATCCATTACCCTTCTAAAATCTTAAGAACGATTTCTAAAGAGGTCGTTTCTTTTGATTCAAAACTCCACCAACAACTAGACGATATGTATGAAACCATGATCGCTAGTGAGGGGATAGGCTTGGCCGCTATTCAAGTGGGCTTGCCTTTAAGAATGCTCATTATCAACCTCCCGCAAGAAGACGGCGTGCAACACAAAGAGGATTGCCTAGAAATCATTAACCCTAAATGGATAGAAACTGGGGGAACAATAATGTATAAAGAAGGGTGCTTGTCTGTGCCGGGGTTTTATGAAGAGGTGGAGCGTTTTGAAAAGGTTAAGATAGAGTATCAAAACCGCTTCGCTGAAATGAAAGTTTTAGAAGCGAGCGAGCTTTTAGCCGTAGCCATTCAGCATGAGATCGATCATCTCAATGGCGTGTTATTCGTGGATAAATTATCCCTTTTGAAGCGTAAGAAATTTGAAAAAGAACTCAAAGAGCTGCAAAAACAACAAAAACGCGAGTAA
- the clpP gene encoding ATP-dependent Clp endopeptidase proteolytic subunit ClpP: MGYIPYVIENTDRGERSYDIYSRLLKDRIVLLSGEINDSVASSIVAQLLFLEAEDPEKDIGLYINSPGGVITSGLSIYDTMNFIRPDVSTICIGQAASMGAFLLSCGAKGKRFSLPHSRIMIHQPLGGAQGQASDIEIISNEILRLKGLMNSILAQNSGQSLEQIAKDTDRDFYMSAKEAKEYGLIDKVLQKNVK, translated from the coding sequence ATGGGATACATTCCTTATGTAATAGAGAATACCGATCGTGGGGAGCGCAGCTATGATATTTACTCACGCCTTTTAAAGGATCGCATTGTTTTGTTGAGCGGTGAAATTAATGACAGCGTGGCGTCTTCTATCGTGGCCCAACTCTTGTTTTTGGAAGCCGAAGACCCTGAAAAAGACATTGGCTTGTATATCAATTCTCCCGGTGGGGTGATAACAAGCGGTCTTAGCATTTATGACACCATGAATTTTATCCGCCCTGATGTTTCCACGATTTGCATCGGTCAAGCGGCTTCTATGGGGGCGTTTTTACTGAGCTGTGGGGCTAAGGGCAAGCGCTTTTCACTGCCCCATTCAAGGATTATGATCCACCAGCCTTTAGGGGGGGCTCAAGGGCAAGCGAGCGATATTGAAATCATTTCTAACGAAATTCTCAGGCTTAAGGGTTTGATGAATTCTATTTTAGCTCAAAACTCAGGGCAGAGTTTGGAACAAATCGCTAAAGACACGGATAGGGATTTTTACATGAGCGCTAAAGAAGCTAAAGAATATGGCTTGATTGATAAAGTGTTGCAGAAAAATGTGAAGTGA
- the tig gene encoding trigger factor yields MNLEVKKIDTANARLSAKPSVEDLEKRYDKIAQKIAQKVKIDGFRRGKVPLSLVKTRYQAQIEQDAQEEMIQEVLKNALKELGIETKDLIGSPNFTKFEKKDAHFEIEADIGLKPTIVLDKIKECVPSVGVEIPNEEKINERLKQLAKDYAKFVDADAQRKAQNDDKLTIDFEGFIDNAPFEGGKAENFTLILGNKQMLEDFEKALLGMQASEEKEFPLTFPSGYHAEHLAGKEALFKVKLHQIQAREALEINDELAKIVLANEENATLELLKERVEGQLFLENKARLYNEELKEKLIENLDEKILFDLPKTIIEQEMDLLFRNALYSMQAEEVKSLQESQEKAKEKRESFRNDATKSVKITFIIDALAKEEKIGVHDNEVFQTLYYEAMMTGQNPENLIEQYRKNNMLAAVKMAMIEDRVLTYLLDKNLPKEQQEILEKMRPNAQKTQAG; encoded by the coding sequence ATGAATCTTGAAGTGAAAAAGATTGACACCGCTAACGCCCGTTTGAGCGCTAAACCTTCTGTTGAAGATTTAGAAAAGCGTTATGATAAAATCGCTCAAAAAATCGCCCAAAAAGTTAAGATTGATGGCTTTAGGAGAGGTAAAGTCCCCCTTAGTTTAGTGAAAACCCGTTATCAAGCCCAAATTGAACAAGACGCTCAAGAAGAAATGATTCAAGAGGTTTTAAAAAACGCTCTTAAAGAATTAGGGATTGAAACTAAGGATCTCATCGGTAGCCCCAATTTCACTAAATTTGAAAAAAAAGACGCACATTTTGAAATAGAAGCGGACATCGGCTTAAAACCCACGATTGTTTTAGACAAGATTAAAGAGTGCGTGCCTAGCGTGGGAGTGGAAATCCCCAATGAAGAAAAAATTAATGAGCGTTTGAAACAGCTCGCTAAAGATTACGCGAAATTTGTGGATGCTGACGCTCAAAGAAAGGCTCAAAACGACGATAAATTGACGATTGATTTTGAAGGCTTTATAGACAATGCGCCTTTTGAAGGGGGCAAGGCTGAAAATTTCACTTTGATTTTAGGCAATAAGCAAATGCTAGAAGATTTTGAAAAGGCTCTTTTAGGCATGCAAGCTAGCGAAGAAAAAGAATTCCCTTTGACTTTCCCTAGCGGATACCACGCAGAGCATTTAGCCGGCAAAGAAGCCCTTTTTAAAGTGAAATTGCACCAGATTCAAGCGCGTGAAGCGTTAGAAATCAATGACGAACTCGCTAAAATCGTGTTGGCTAATGAAGAGAATGCGACTTTAGAGCTTTTAAAAGAAAGGGTTGAAGGGCAGTTGTTTTTAGAAAATAAAGCCAGGCTCTATAATGAAGAGTTGAAAGAAAAATTGATTGAAAATTTAGATGAAAAGATCCTTTTTGATTTGCCTAAAACGATCATAGAGCAAGAAATGGATTTGTTGTTTAGGAACGCTCTTTATTCCATGCAAGCTGAAGAAGTCAAATCCTTACAAGAAAGTCAAGAAAAAGCCAAAGAAAAGCGTGAGAGCTTTAGGAATGATGCGACAAAAAGCGTGAAAATCACTTTCATCATTGACGCTCTAGCGAAGGAAGAAAAAATTGGCGTGCATGACAATGAAGTTTTTCAAACCTTGTATTATGAAGCGATGATGACAGGGCAAAACCCAGAAAATCTCATTGAACAATACCGCAAAAATAACATGTTAGCGGCGGTGAAAATGGCGATGATTGAAGATCGGGTGCTGACTTATTTGTTGGATAAAAACCTGCCTAAAGAGCAACAAGAAATTTTGGAAAAAATGAGGCCCAACGCTCAAAAAACTCAAGCGGGTTAA
- a CDS encoding outer membrane protein, giving the protein MNKLLKGGVLAFFLSVYLRADDLVTYTIIKEKDLGYQRFLAKKCLRGKAHPPCFAEPKKPKKKLFNIDKSSHYYGTSVVQMSWLQSREKFENHSKYRDIPFAEVSLIYGYKQFFPKKERYGFRFYISLDYAYGFFLKNKGVLGDSLMESSQIPKSYREKLQRKETFINAIFYGVGADFLYKRAFGTLILGMNFVGETWFYETKIFKKWAKDPLSVYHPYMFQVMLNVGYRYRFSRYKNWAIEFGARIPFLTNDYFKTPLYTLHFKRNISVYLTSTYDF; this is encoded by the coding sequence TTGAACAAACTGCTTAAAGGGGGTGTTTTAGCGTTCTTTTTGAGCGTGTATTTAAGGGCTGATGATTTGGTTACTTACACCATCATCAAAGAAAAAGATCTAGGATACCAGCGGTTTTTAGCCAAGAAGTGTTTAAGGGGCAAGGCCCACCCTCCATGTTTTGCTGAGCCTAAAAAGCCCAAAAAAAAACTTTTTAACATAGACAAAAGCTCCCATTATTATGGCACAAGCGTGGTGCAAATGTCATGGCTACAGAGCAGGGAAAAATTTGAAAACCACTCAAAATACCGAGACATTCCCTTTGCTGAAGTCAGTTTGATTTATGGCTATAAACAATTTTTTCCTAAAAAAGAGCGCTATGGTTTCCGCTTCTATATTTCTTTGGATTATGCTTATGGGTTTTTTCTTAAAAATAAAGGCGTATTGGGCGATAGTTTGATGGAGAGTTCGCAAATCCCTAAAAGCTATAGAGAAAAATTGCAAAGAAAAGAGACTTTTATTAACGCTATTTTTTATGGCGTGGGGGCTGACTTTTTATACAAACGTGCTTTTGGGACGCTGATTTTAGGGATGAATTTCGTGGGCGAAACCTGGTTTTATGAAACAAAGATTTTTAAAAAGTGGGCTAAAGATCCTTTGAGCGTTTATCACCCTTACATGTTTCAAGTGATGTTGAATGTGGGGTATCGTTACCGCTTTTCAAGGTATAAGAATTGGGCGATAGAATTTGGCGCGCGAATCCCTTTTTTAACCAATGATTATTTTAAAACCCCTTTATACACCCTTCATTTCAAGCGCAATATTTCTGTCTATCTCACTTCAACTTATGATTTTTAG
- the hpaA gene encoding flagellar sheath lipoprotein HpaA produces the protein MKANNHFKDFAWKKCLLGASVVALLVGCSPHIIETNEVALKLNYHPASEKVQALDEKILLLKPAFQYSDNIAKEYENKFKNQTTLKVEEILQNQGYKVINVDSSDKDDFSFAQKKEGYLAVAMNGEIVLRPDPKRTIQKKSEPGLLFSTGLDKMEGVLIPAGFIKVTILEPMSGESLDSFTMDLSELDIQEKFLKTTHSSHSGGLVSTMVKGTDNSNDAIKSALNKIFANIMQEIDKKLTQKNLESYQKDAKELKGKRNR, from the coding sequence ATGAAAGCAAATAATCATTTTAAAGATTTTGCATGGAAAAAATGCCTTTTAGGCGCGAGCGTGGTGGCTTTATTAGTGGGATGCAGCCCGCATATTATTGAAACCAATGAAGTCGCTTTGAAATTGAATTACCATCCAGCTAGCGAGAAAGTTCAAGCGTTAGATGAAAAGATTTTACTTTTAAAGCCAGCTTTCCAATACAGCGATAATATTGCTAAAGAGTATGAAAACAAATTCAAAAATCAAACCACGCTTAAGGTTGAAGAGATCTTGCAAAATCAGGGCTACAAGGTTATCAATGTGGATAGCAGCGATAAAGACGATTTTTCTTTTGCGCAAAAAAAAGAAGGGTATTTGGCTGTTGCTATGAATGGCGAAATTGTTTTACGCCCCGATCCTAAAAGGACCATACAGAAAAAATCAGAACCTGGGTTGTTATTCTCCACTGGTTTGGATAAAATGGAAGGGGTTTTAATCCCGGCTGGGTTTATTAAGGTTACCATACTAGAGCCTATGAGTGGGGAATCTTTAGATTCTTTTACGATGGATTTGAGCGAGTTGGACATTCAAGAAAAATTCTTAAAAACCACCCATTCAAGCCATAGCGGGGGGTTAGTTAGCACTATGGTTAAGGGAACGGATAATTCTAATGACGCGATCAAGAGCGCTTTGAACAAGATTTTTGCAAATATCATGCAAGAAATAGACAAAAAACTCACTCAAAAGAATTTAGAATCTTATCAAAAAGACGCCAAGGAATTAAAAGGCAAAAGAAACCGATAA
- the moaC gene encoding cyclic pyranopterin monophosphate synthase MoaC, with product MPLTHLNEENQPKMVDIGDKETTERIALASGRISMNKEAYDAIINHGVKKGPVLQTAIIAGIMGAKKTSELIPMCHPIMLNGVDIDILEEKETCSFKLYARVKTQAKTGVEMEALMSVSIGLLTIYDMVKAIDKSMTISGVMLEHKSGGKSGDYNAKK from the coding sequence ATGCCGCTCACTCATTTGAATGAAGAAAATCAGCCTAAAATGGTGGATATAGGGGATAAGGAAACTACTGAAAGAATCGCTTTAGCGAGCGGTCGTATCAGCATGAATAAAGAGGCTTATGACGCTATTATCAATCATGGCGTCAAAAAGGGTCCGGTGTTACAAACCGCTATTATTGCTGGGATTATGGGGGCTAAAAAGACAAGCGAGCTCATTCCCATGTGCCATCCAATCATGCTCAATGGGGTGGATATTGACATTTTAGAAGAAAAAGAGACTTGCAGCTTTAAACTCTATGCGAGAGTCAAAACTCAAGCTAAAACGGGCGTAGAAATGGAAGCGCTAATGAGTGTGAGCATAGGGCTTTTAACCATTTATGACATGGTGAAAGCCATTGATAAGAGCATGACAATTAGCGGTGTGATGTTAGAGCATAAGAGTGGAGGCAAAAGCGGGGATTATAACGCTAAAAAATAG
- the mog gene encoding molybdopterin adenylyltransferase: MQTIHIGVLSASDRASKGIYEDLSGKAIQEVLSEYLLNPLEFHYEIVADERDLIEKSLIKMCDEYQCDLVVTTGGTGPALRDITPEATEKVCQKMLPGFGELMRMTSLKYVPTAILSRQSAGIRNKSLIINLPGKPKSIRECLEAVFPAIPYCVDLILGNYMQVNEKNIQAFRPKQ; this comes from the coding sequence ATGCAAACGATTCATATAGGCGTTTTGAGCGCGAGCGATAGAGCGTCAAAAGGGATTTATGAAGATTTAAGCGGGAAAGCGATACAAGAAGTGTTGAGCGAATACCTGCTCAATCCTTTAGAATTCCATTATGAAATTGTCGCTGATGAAAGGGATTTGATTGAAAAATCGCTGATTAAAATGTGCGATGAATACCAATGCGATCTAGTCGTTACCACAGGAGGCACAGGCCCTGCTTTAAGAGACATAACCCCAGAAGCCACAGAAAAAGTGTGCCAAAAAATGCTTCCTGGTTTTGGAGAGCTTATGCGAATGACTAGTTTAAAATATGTGCCTACAGCGATTCTATCGCGCCAGAGCGCTGGCATTAGGAATAAGAGTTTGATCATTAATCTTCCTGGTAAGCCAAAAAGTATTAGAGAATGCTTAGAGGCGGTTTTTCCAGCGATTCCTTATTGCGTGGATTTGATTTTAGGGAATTATATGCAAGTGAATGAAAAAAACATTCAAGCGTTTCGCCCCAAACAATAA
- a CDS encoding MoaD/ThiS family protein: MVEVRFFGPIKEENFFIKANDLKELRAILQEKEGLKEWLGVCAIALNDHLIDNLDVPLKDGDVVSLLPPVCGG, translated from the coding sequence ATGGTAGAAGTGCGATTCTTTGGACCTATAAAAGAAGAAAATTTTTTCATCAAAGCGAATGATTTGAAAGAATTAAGAGCGATTTTACAAGAAAAAGAGGGCTTAAAAGAGTGGTTGGGCGTTTGTGCGATAGCCCTTAATGATCATTTGATAGACAATTTAGATGTGCCTTTAAAAGATGGCGATGTGGTAAGTTTGTTGCCACCGGTTTGTGGGGGCTAG
- the ribA gene encoding GTP cyclohydrolase II has protein sequence MKRLEVSNQAKLPTQFGEFYIQCFREKGSNGSKDHLVIFTPNFPQNPLVRLHSECLTGDALGSQKCDCGGALQMALERISKEGGLVIYLRQEGRGIGLFNKVNAYALQDKGYDTIQANEMIGFKDDERDYSVAGEILEYYHIKKMRLLTNNPKKIAALEKYAEVTRESLIVCANEHNQGYLEVKKLKMGHLL, from the coding sequence TTGAAACGATTAGAAGTCTCTAACCAAGCCAAATTACCCACTCAATTTGGGGAGTTTTATATCCAATGTTTTAGAGAAAAGGGTTCTAATGGCTCTAAAGATCATTTAGTGATCTTCACCCCTAATTTTCCTCAAAACCCCTTAGTGCGCTTGCATTCAGAATGCTTAACGGGTGATGCTCTAGGCTCTCAAAAATGCGATTGCGGAGGGGCGTTGCAAATGGCGTTAGAAAGGATTTCTAAAGAAGGGGGGCTAGTGATTTATTTGCGCCAAGAAGGGCGTGGAATAGGGCTATTTAACAAAGTCAATGCCTACGCTTTGCAAGATAAAGGCTATGATACCATTCAAGCCAATGAAATGATAGGGTTTAAAGACGATGAAAGGGATTATAGTGTTGCGGGTGAGATTTTAGAATATTACCATATTAAAAAAATGCGCTTGCTCACGAATAACCCTAAAAAAATCGCCGCTTTAGAAAAATACGCTGAAGTAACAAGAGAGAGCTTGATCGTGTGCGCTAACGAACACAATCAAGGGTATTTGGAAGTTAAAAAGCTCAAAATGGGGCATTTGTTATGA